The genomic interval TTAAATTGAAAAATTGGAAAGTAGCCGATGCGACCATCAAAAATATAATTTCAACGGGAAAAGTTCAAGATAAATTCCCAATCTACGCCGATGTTTCGGGTTATATAATTAAAAAAAATGTAGAGCTTGGAGATTATCTCCAAAAAGGACAAACCTTGTATGATGTTGCCGATTTATCCAGGGTATGGGTGCTTTTTGAAATTTATGAATCGGATTTGGGTTTGGTAAAAAAAGGGAATAAAGTCAACTATACAATCGCTTCTTTTCCTGGAGAAAATTTCTCTGGCACTATAGCTTTCATAGATCCTTTTATTAATCCAATGACTAGAATAGCAAAAGCAAGGGTTGAGGTTGCGAATAGTGGATTAAAATTAAAACCAGAAATGTTTGTTTCGGGTACTGTAAAAACAAAAGTAGATGTGAGTAAGTCAACGTTAAGCGTGCCAAAATCGGCTGTAATGTGGACAGGTAAACGTTCTATTGTATATATAAAAAACGAATCTGAAAAAGGAATTAGTTTCAAATTAAGAGAAGTCACTTTAGGTCCGTTATTAGGAAATGATTACATAATTGAAGAAGGTTTGGAAGAGGGCGAAGAAATAGTCGCCAATGGAACATTCAATGTAGATGCCGCTGCCCAGTTAGCAGGGAAACCTAGTATGATGAATCTTGAGGCTAGTAAAGCAAGTACGGAACATAATCATGATAATGCGACTATGACAATGAATGAAAGTGTACAAAAAGTAGCAAAAAATACTAACAGTTCAATTACTACCGACGCAAAAAATGATTTACAACCCTTATATAGAAGTTATTTCGAATTAAAAGATGCTTTGACGAAAGATGATTTTAAAACGGCACAAAAGACTTTTCTTGAATTTGAAAATGCGTTAAATAAAATTAATATGAATGTTTTCAAAGGTGGTGCCCATACTGCATGGATGAATTATCAAACACAATTGAAAAAACATACTCTTCATGCTGCAGATTCAAAAAATATTAAAGAAATAAGAACTTCTTTCGAGCCAATTTCTAATGTGATGATCGCCATGACAAAGGCTTTTAAACCTTTAAACGAAAGTACATACGTTCAATTTTGCCCGATGGCAAATAGCGATAAAGGCGCTAATTGGTTAAGTAAAGATGATAAAATAGTAAATCCTTATTTTGGAGTATCAATGTCAAAATGTGGAGAAGTAAAAGAAACCCTAAAGTAATTTAAAAATAAATTAAAATAAAAAATCATGAAAAAAGTAATCGGAATTTTAGTAGTAGCTTTAATAAGCATCACCATTTCTTGTAAAAATAATAAAGAGCAAGAGCACGATACCATGGGTAACGAAGAGATGTCCACAGAAATGCATGAGGGACACGATCATTCTGATATGAAAGACATGGGTCAAAGAAAAATAACTCAAAATACCACTAAAAACACAGCTACTGCTGCAATACTAGATGCTTATTTTGAAATCAAAAATGGTCTAGTTGCTGATGATAAAGACAAGACAGCAAAAGGTGGTACCGCACTTTTAGCCGCTTTTTCTAAATTTGATATGACTCAGCTTTCTGATGATACTCATAAAGAATACATGGAAATTCAAGAAAGCGCAAAAGAACATGCAGAACATATTATAAAGAATCCTATTGATCACCAAAGAGAACATTTTGAGTCATTAAGCACGGATATTAATGATATTATAATATTGTTAGGAACTGATAAGGTAATTTATCAGGATTATTGTCCAATGGCAAGTAACAACAAAGGAGCAATGTGGTTGAGTGAGGTAAAAGACATCAAAAACCCCTATTTTGGTTCAAAAATGCTAAATTGTGGTAGCATCAAAAAGCAAATAAACTAAATGAAAATTTTCAAAATCATTTTATTGGTTTTATTGATTGTGTTTGTGGGGATTCAATTTATTCCCACAACGCGCAATAAAAATGATAAAGTACCCAAAACAGATTTTATGATAGTGAATAACGTTCCTCAAGGAATTAATACTGCTATACAAACTTCTTGTTATGATTGCCATAGCAACAATACGCATTACCCTTGGTATAGTAGTATTCAACCCGGAGCTTGGTTTATGGAAAGCCATATTAAAGATGGTAAAGCAGAATTAAATTTCAATGAATGGGGTGAATTATCAAATCGCAGGAAAAAGAGTAAGTTGAAATCAATAATAAGTCAAATCGAAGATAACGAAATGCCTTTGAGTTCCTATACCCTTATTCACAGAAATGCTATATTTTCTGAAACTCAAAAACAACGAATAATTCAATACTTAACAGCATTAAAAAATAACTAAACACAAAAAAAATGAAAAATTTAAAAATAAGTATAGCAGCAATGCTATTGTTAGTATTCAGTTTTACCAGTGCGCAGGAAAAACATAAAATGGATCACAGTAAAATGAAAATGGACAAAATGAAAGACAGCAAGGCAGAAGCCATACTTTCTGATTTTTTTATGTTAAAAGAAGCTTTAGTCGCAGATGATTCTAAAAAGGCCGCTCAAGCAGGTTTAAAATTAGAAGCTTCATTAAAGATGTTTGACAAGTCAACTTATACAAAAGGTCAGCAAAAAGAATTAGCAGACATCATTGATGATGCAACAGAGCATGCGGAGCATATTGCAAAAAGCCAAATAGATCACCAAAGAGAACACTTCAAAACATTAAGTCAAGATATTACTGACATGATGGCAATTACTGGAACAAAAGATGCTCTTTATGAGTTTTTCTGTCCAATGTATGATGGAGGTAGTACTTGGTTGAGTAATAGCAAGGAAGTTCGTAATCCATACTACGGTAGTCAAATGTTGAAGTGTGGGAAGGTGAAACGCGAAATCAAATAGATTAGGAAGGTACAAATCACAGCAATCTTTATAATGAGTGTTTTATTTGCTTACAGTTTGTTCTCCCGCCAGAACGTATCTACAATGTCACTGCTCCAAGTGGATGTTTGTAGTATTAAATAATATTGTTCTAAGGAGTTGTGAACTATTGAAATCTGTAATTATGTTTGTCTTAATGTCCATATTTAGTACAATTTAGGGATGGTTTTTTCCATTTCTTATTGAAAATGAATAAAAAGTTAATTAATCTATTTCTAGTCAAATTACACATCATAAAAAATGAAAATCTACATCAAGAACATGGTTTGCAATCGCTGTCTAATGGCAGTTCAGTCCTTATTAGAAAAGATGAAATTGCCTGTTATTTCGATCAATTTAGGAGAAGTGGTTTTAGGAAAAGAGTTATCTATTGAAGAGAAGGAAACCGTAGAAAAGAATCTCACTACCCTTGGATTTGAATTACTAAATGATAAAAACAGCCAGTCGATTGAGAAAATTAAGAATCTCATTATTGATTTAGTGCATTATAATGGCGATAAATTAAAAATCAATTTGTCCGATTATTTGGTGTCTGAGTTGCATCAAGATTATAGTGCTCTGAGTAAACTCTTTTCTGAAATTGAAGGGAAGACAATCGAGCATTATTTGATAAGTCAAAAAATAGAAAAAGTGAAAGAGCTATTGGTTTATAATGAATTAACCTTGAGTGAAATTGCAATACAATTGAATTATAGTAGTGTCGCTCATTTGAGCAATCAGTTCAAGAAAAATACAGGACTTACACCCACACAATTCAAAGTATTGAAGGATAAAAAGAGAAAAGAGATTGACGATATGTAATCTTACAACCTTTATCCTTAATTGTGTAACTTCTTAAAGTAGATGTGTTTGTATATTTGAGATACTAATTTAAAAATACAAAAAAATGACACACTCTTATAACATTACCGGAATGAGTTGCGATGGTTGTCGTAGCAAGGTTGAAAAAACATTAGATGCTATAGTTGGAATTGATGCCAGAGTTTCTTTAGACCCGCCGGTAGCTACTATAACAATGGTAAACCATATTCCTACTGAACAATTACAGGAAGCTTTAACCGCAGCTGGAAATTATGCCATAACTATGGCTAACCCTTCTAATAAAATACCCCAAACAGAAGGGAAACCAGTAAAAAAATCATGTTGCGGAAACGGAAACTAAGACCAAACAACTAAGCTTGGACAAGGAAGAAATCTCTCCAATTTTTGGGAGGGGTTTAATTCCGTTTTAACGCACATAGCGTGAAAAATAATGGAATTATGACTTGTTTAAAAGTTTGGTCAAGCTTAAATTCAAATAGCTTATTAATTGTGCAATTTTTTGAATTTAAATAACTAATCAGTTTAAGGATCAAAAATACTACTGTAACCTATTGTTCCCCTTACTGCATGTTCATGATGAAGGATATTGCAAACAAGCATTTACCGCTACGAAACCCTAATCGTTCGCATTCGAAATAATGAAATAATCATAAAAATTAAAACACCATGAAAATGCTACAAAAATTTTTATTTGCATTTGGATTAATTGGACTATTACATTCCTGTCAATCAACGAATCAGATACTGTCAAAATCAGATAAAAGAGCCGAAATTATGACCACTATTGCCAATGACGAAACGATGTCAAAAGAGATGATGGGAATATTGATGAAGAGCAAAAGCGGAAAAATGATGATGATGAAAGAACATCATGCCAAAATGATGGAAAAGATGAAAGAAGATCCTGAAATGATGAAAAACATGATGTCAGAAATGATGGAAAAAGCTAACAATGATGATGCAATGATGTCTGGAATGTGTAAATCTTTGATGGAAAACGAGAAAATGATGAATATGATGGAGAAAATGAAAGAGAAAAAAATAGAAAAAAAAGAAGATCATAAAGAACATCATTAATATTTAACTCTAATACGAAAAAATTATGAATGATCATGGAATGAACGGTGAAATGCATATGAATGATTACTCTTTCATGGGAGCACATATGTACTGGTGGGTCGCAATATTGGTTATTATACTACTGTTGGTATTGATTCTGCAACAGTATAGAAAAAGAAGATAAGTGAAGATTTTCTTAAATCTACAAATTAATCTTAAAATGAATAATAATTTTTAATCAAATTCAAACAATATGAAAACAAATGTAATTATTTTATCACTAATGGTGTTTGTGACTTTAAGTAGTTGTAATTCAAAAACAGACCCCAAAGCAATTTTAGAAAACCCTAATTCAAGAAAGGAACTTTTTAGCACTATTGCAAACGACCACGATTTAATGACGGAATTCATGGTAAACATGCAAGGGAATAAAATGATGATTGGTAATATGATGGGGGGGAACGGAATGCAAATGATGATGAAAGACAGCACAATGTCCGTAAGTTTAATGCAGGGAATGATGGGTAACCACGTTATGATGCAATCAATGATGACTGAAATGATGAAAGATCCTAAGATGTTGCAGTCGATGATGCAGATGATGCAGCAGGGTGGAATGATGAGTAAAGAGTGTATGCAGTCTGGTATGAAAATGATGGGTAGCAAAGGAATGGGAATGATGAACGAAAATAAATAAATTAATAACTACTAGCAGCAGGTGTTTTATATTTATCTGGTTTTGTATTAGGACCTGCCCTAGGAGTTGTTTTTATGAGCTTAAGTTCTATTATTGTAGCGATTAATGCACAACTTTTAAAAAGAAGTATAAGTAAGAAATAAG from Flavobacterium ovatum carries:
- a CDS encoding AraC family transcriptional regulator — encoded protein: MKIYIKNMVCNRCLMAVQSLLEKMKLPVISINLGEVVLGKELSIEEKETVEKNLTTLGFELLNDKNSQSIEKIKNLIIDLVHYNGDKLKINLSDYLVSELHQDYSALSKLFSEIEGKTIEHYLISQKIEKVKELLVYNELTLSEIAIQLNYSSVAHLSNQFKKNTGLTPTQFKVLKDKKRKEIDDM
- a CDS encoding heme-binding domain-containing protein, with the translated sequence MKIFKIILLVLLIVFVGIQFIPTTRNKNDKVPKTDFMIVNNVPQGINTAIQTSCYDCHSNNTHYPWYSSIQPGAWFMESHIKDGKAELNFNEWGELSNRRKKSKLKSIISQIEDNEMPLSSYTLIHRNAIFSETQKQRIIQYLTALKNN
- a CDS encoding heavy metal-associated domain-containing protein, whose product is MTHSYNITGMSCDGCRSKVEKTLDAIVGIDARVSLDPPVATITMVNHIPTEQLQEALTAAGNYAITMANPSNKIPQTEGKPVKKSCCGNGN
- a CDS encoding DUF3347 domain-containing protein; translated protein: MKNLKISIAAMLLLVFSFTSAQEKHKMDHSKMKMDKMKDSKAEAILSDFFMLKEALVADDSKKAAQAGLKLEASLKMFDKSTYTKGQQKELADIIDDATEHAEHIAKSQIDHQREHFKTLSQDITDMMAITGTKDALYEFFCPMYDGGSTWLSNSKEVRNPYYGSQMLKCGKVKREIK
- a CDS encoding efflux RND transporter periplasmic adaptor subunit, with protein sequence MIIDKKTKIVILITLIFGVLLGALLFGGDSKEEEKTEVSSEVEVWTCSMHPQIRQPEAGDCPICGMDLIPLESGNDSADPDAISMSESAMIIAGISTYKVGNTDGIKEVSLNGKIEVNEKAVYSQSSHIPGRIEKIQVSFVGEYVKKGQVVAYVYSPELASAQQELIEAYSVKDIQPQLFESVKIKLKNWKVADATIKNIISTGKVQDKFPIYADVSGYIIKKNVELGDYLQKGQTLYDVADLSRVWVLFEIYESDLGLVKKGNKVNYTIASFPGENFSGTIAFIDPFINPMTRIAKARVEVANSGLKLKPEMFVSGTVKTKVDVSKSTLSVPKSAVMWTGKRSIVYIKNESEKGISFKLREVTLGPLLGNDYIIEEGLEEGEEIVANGTFNVDAAAQLAGKPSMMNLEASKASTEHNHDNATMTMNESVQKVAKNTNSSITTDAKNDLQPLYRSYFELKDALTKDDFKTAQKTFLEFENALNKINMNVFKGGAHTAWMNYQTQLKKHTLHAADSKNIKEIRTSFEPISNVMIAMTKAFKPLNESTYVQFCPMANSDKGANWLSKDDKIVNPYFGVSMSKCGEVKETLK
- a CDS encoding DUF3347 domain-containing protein, which produces MKKVIGILVVALISITISCKNNKEQEHDTMGNEEMSTEMHEGHDHSDMKDMGQRKITQNTTKNTATAAILDAYFEIKNGLVADDKDKTAKGGTALLAAFSKFDMTQLSDDTHKEYMEIQESAKEHAEHIIKNPIDHQREHFESLSTDINDIIILLGTDKVIYQDYCPMASNNKGAMWLSEVKDIKNPYFGSKMLNCGSIKKQIN